Proteins found in one bacterium genomic segment:
- a CDS encoding peroxiredoxin: protein MAFSSLGRSNEERTVRVKEGDKLPEFSLSDQNGKSVDIKNLIGKKVLVIYFYPKDDTPGCTKEACTFRDSYDDFKRAGAEVIGISSDDEASHKKFAATHHLPFILLADSGGKVRKLMGVPKTMGLLPGRVTYIVDKKGIVRHVFNSQFQAEKHVEESLEVIKRLEKE, encoded by the coding sequence ATGGCGTTCTCATCGCTCGGAAGAAGTAATGAGGAAAGGACGGTACGCGTGAAAGAAGGCGATAAATTACCCGAGTTCAGTTTGTCTGATCAAAACGGAAAAAGTGTTGATATAAAAAATTTAATTGGGAAAAAAGTTTTGGTTATTTATTTTTATCCCAAAGACGACACCCCCGGTTGCACCAAAGAAGCCTGCACTTTTCGCGACAGCTACGACGATTTTAAACGCGCCGGTGCCGAAGTGATTGGCATTAGTTCCGACGATGAAGCATCGCACAAAAAATTTGCAGCCACTCATCACCTCCCATTTATTTTGCTAGCCGATAGTGGCGGTAAAGTGCGTAAGCTTATGGGCGTTCCTAAAACAATGGGCTTACTTCCCGGACGTGTAACTTATATTGTAGATAAAAAAGGAATTGTACGTCACGTGTTTAACTCGCAATTCCAGGCCGAAAAGCATGTGGAAGAATCGTTAGAAGTAATTAAGAGATTAGAAAAAGAATAG
- a CDS encoding O-methyltransferase: MHNINSPELTKYLFSLAAKYDDAVLIEMEQYGRANKFPIIDRAVGAMIYTLTKIAGAKTVFELGSGYGYSAYWFAKAMGKEGKVWCTDGSANNKTKAETYLTRANVWDQITFLTGDAVTSLNNTPGNFDIIYDDIDKEGYPAAWQAAKERLKSGGLYICDNTLWSGAVYAPVSDNRPSTKAISEHNKIIYEDKNFDTTLIPLRDGVLIARKK, translated from the coding sequence ATGCATAACATTAATTCACCGGAGCTCACAAAATACCTTTTCTCACTGGCAGCTAAATATGATGACGCTGTTCTGATCGAAATGGAACAATACGGCCGCGCCAATAAATTTCCTATTATCGATCGCGCTGTAGGCGCCATGATTTATACCCTCACTAAAATAGCAGGCGCCAAAACTGTTTTTGAATTAGGCAGCGGTTATGGGTACTCGGCTTACTGGTTTGCCAAAGCTATGGGTAAAGAGGGCAAAGTATGGTGCACCGATGGCAGTGCTAATAATAAAACAAAAGCTGAAACTTATTTAACCCGTGCAAACGTGTGGGATCAGATTACATTTTTAACCGGCGATGCCGTAACCAGCCTTAACAATACTCCTGGTAACTTTGATATTATTTATGATGATATCGACAAAGAAGGCTATCCGGCGGCTTGGCAAGCCGCCAAAGAGCGCTTAAAATCCGGTGGACTTTATATTTGCGATAATACACTCTGGAGTGGTGCTGTGTATGCCCCTGTTAGCGATAACAGGCCATCCACTAAAGCCATTAGTGAACACAATAAGATTATTTATGAAGACAAAAATTTTGATACTACTCTCATTCCTCTGCGTGATGGCGTTCTCATCGCTCGGAAGAAGTAA
- a CDS encoding nucleotidyltransferase, translating into MTKKQNTEKDFEELLSLFGKHNVTYCIVGAFAVAFHAIPRYTKDIDLFVEASTQNGDRIIKALKEFGFTPKNLSANDFATPGLILQMGYEPVRIDLLTKIDGCTFPTVWKNRKKGKYGKVPVHFIGLADLIKNKKASGRMQDKADLELLQKKTRKKK; encoded by the coding sequence ATGACAAAAAAACAAAACACAGAAAAAGATTTCGAGGAACTTTTAAGCTTATTTGGCAAACATAATGTGACTTATTGTATTGTGGGTGCCTTTGCCGTGGCTTTTCATGCTATTCCCCGTTACACAAAAGATATTGATCTATTTGTTGAGGCTAGTACTCAAAACGGTGATCGTATCATTAAGGCTCTTAAAGAGTTTGGTTTTACACCTAAAAATTTATCGGCAAACGATTTTGCTACTCCCGGATTGATTCTGCAGATGGGGTATGAACCGGTCAGGATTGATCTGTTGACCAAAATTGATGGGTGTACTTTTCCCACTGTTTGGAAAAATAGAAAAAAAGGCAAGTACGGAAAAGTACCTGTCCATTTTATTGGGCTTGCCGATTTGATAAAAAACAAGAAAGCTTCCGGAAGAATGCAAGATAAAGCGGATCTGGAGTTACTGCAAAAAAAAACTCGTAAAAAGAAATAA
- a CDS encoding excisionase family DNA-binding protein, producing MKPIKIIHDSETDYVSIDFKDTVEAKSYFTNGIIVREDKKGQVIGIDITDSSNFFSGKDTIDFKQACKLLGLSASTLRRRIKKGGIQYTKPNGKDYRFKKSDLLGLSS from the coding sequence ATGAAACCTATTAAAATAATTCACGACTCCGAAACTGATTATGTTTCCATCGATTTTAAAGACACAGTGGAAGCTAAGTCGTATTTTACAAATGGCATTATTGTGCGGGAAGATAAAAAAGGTCAAGTGATTGGTATTGATATTACTGATTCTTCCAATTTTTTTTCCGGGAAAGACACCATCGATTTTAAACAGGCCTGCAAGCTGTTGGGCTTATCGGCCAGTACACTTCGCCGTCGTATCAAAAAGGGTGGTATCCAGTACACCAAACCCAACGGCAAAGATTATCGTTTTAAAAAATCCGATCTTTTGGGATTATCCTCATAA
- a CDS encoding sodium-translocating pyrophosphatase: protein MRMIKFVTFLALALTSVSAFASEADIVLPNLNDVTFLGAHTGHQLLTYGIAICVLGLLFGIMQYSKLKNMPVHASMLEISELIYETCKTYLFTQGKFILILEVFIGAIMVVYFGVLQHMEASRVAIIIVFSLIGIAGSYAVAWFGIRVNTFANSRTAFASLKGKPFPTYDIPLKAGMSIGMVLISVELLLMLLILLFVPADMAGSCFIGFAVGESLGASALRIAGGIFTKIADIGSDLMKIVFNIKEDDARNPGVIADCTGDNAGDSVGPSADGFETYGVTGVALITFILLAVPNPTVQIQLLVWIFIMRLVMVAASFISYELNAAVQKAKYANVDQMDFEHPLTVLVWLTSFVSIAFTYGVSYFLIPDLNGDTTLWWKLSTIITCGTLAGAIIPEMIKIFTSTSSSHVKEVVTSSREGGASLNIISGLVAGNFSAYWMGIVFVILMGSAYWLTGSFAPELMMAPGVFAFGLVAFGFLGMGPVTIAVDSYGPVTDNAQSVFELSVIEQIKGIKDEVKKDFGFEPQFEKGKHYLEANDGAGNTFKATAKPVLIGTAVVGSTTMIFSIIVLLTKGLTENLDKLTLLHAPFLLGLITGGAIIYWFTGASMQAVSTGAYRAVEFIKANIKLDGATKASVSDSKKVVEICTQYAQKGMFNIFLTIFFSTLAFACFEPFFFIGYLISIAAFGLYQAIFMANAGGAWDNAKKLVEVDLKEKGTPLHAATVVGDTVGDPFKDTSSVALNPVIKFTTLFGLLAVELAIELPAGMSVKLAAVFFAISLFFVYRSFYGMRIDKKA, encoded by the coding sequence ATGAGAATGATTAAATTTGTAACCTTTCTAGCACTAGCCCTTACATCCGTATCGGCATTTGCTAGCGAAGCCGATATCGTGCTTCCCAATTTAAATGATGTGACCTTTTTAGGGGCACATACCGGACACCAACTCTTAACCTACGGCATTGCTATCTGCGTGCTCGGTTTATTGTTTGGTATCATGCAATATTCCAAACTTAAAAACATGCCGGTTCATGCATCCATGCTCGAAATTTCGGAGCTGATTTATGAAACCTGTAAAACTTATCTTTTTACTCAAGGTAAATTCATTCTCATTTTAGAAGTGTTTATCGGTGCCATCATGGTGGTGTACTTCGGTGTACTCCAACACATGGAAGCAAGCCGCGTGGCCATCATTATAGTGTTTAGCTTAATCGGTATTGCTGGCAGCTACGCTGTGGCTTGGTTTGGTATCCGCGTGAACACTTTTGCTAACTCCCGTACCGCTTTCGCAAGCCTTAAAGGTAAACCCTTCCCTACTTACGACATCCCTTTAAAAGCCGGTATGTCCATCGGTATGGTGCTGATCAGTGTGGAATTATTGCTGATGCTCTTAATCCTCCTCTTTGTTCCTGCTGACATGGCTGGATCTTGCTTCATCGGTTTTGCCGTAGGTGAATCGTTAGGTGCTTCGGCCCTGCGTATTGCCGGCGGTATCTTTACCAAGATCGCCGACATCGGTTCCGATTTGATGAAAATCGTCTTTAACATTAAAGAAGATGACGCCCGTAACCCCGGCGTTATTGCCGACTGTACTGGCGACAACGCCGGTGACTCGGTTGGTCCTTCTGCTGACGGTTTTGAAACCTACGGTGTAACTGGCGTAGCGCTCATTACGTTTATTCTTTTAGCTGTTCCCAATCCTACTGTACAAATTCAGTTGTTAGTATGGATCTTCATCATGCGTCTCGTGATGGTAGCTGCTAGCTTCATCTCGTATGAACTCAACGCCGCTGTTCAAAAAGCTAAATATGCCAACGTTGATCAAATGGATTTCGAACATCCCTTAACCGTACTCGTATGGTTAACCTCGTTCGTTTCTATCGCGTTTACCTACGGCGTATCGTATTTCTTAATCCCCGACTTGAACGGTGACACAACTTTATGGTGGAAACTCTCAACCATCATTACCTGCGGTACCTTAGCCGGTGCGATCATTCCTGAAATGATCAAGATTTTCACCTCTACAAGCTCTTCGCACGTTAAAGAAGTAGTGACCTCCTCCAGAGAAGGCGGCGCTTCCTTAAATATCATCTCCGGTTTGGTTGCTGGTAACTTCAGCGCTTACTGGATGGGGATCGTGTTTGTTATTTTAATGGGCAGCGCTTACTGGCTCACCGGTAGCTTTGCTCCCGAACTGATGATGGCTCCCGGCGTGTTCGCCTTCGGCTTAGTTGCTTTCGGTTTCTTAGGTATGGGCCCTGTAACCATCGCGGTTGACTCTTACGGCCCTGTTACCGATAACGCTCAGTCGGTTTTTGAACTGTCTGTTATCGAACAAATTAAAGGAATTAAAGACGAAGTGAAAAAAGACTTCGGCTTTGAACCTCAGTTTGAAAAAGGAAAACATTATCTGGAAGCCAACGACGGCGCCGGTAACACCTTTAAAGCAACGGCTAAACCCGTGCTTATCGGTACCGCGGTAGTAGGTTCTACCACCATGATCTTTTCCATCATCGTGCTCTTAACCAAAGGTCTTACCGAAAACCTCGATAAATTAACGCTCCTCCATGCGCCCTTCTTGTTGGGCTTAATCACTGGTGGAGCTATCATTTACTGGTTCACCGGTGCTTCCATGCAGGCCGTATCCACCGGCGCTTACCGCGCTGTGGAATTCATCAAGGCTAACATTAAACTTGATGGCGCTACTAAAGCCTCTGTAAGCGACAGTAAAAAGGTTGTGGAAATTTGTACACAATATGCCCAAAAAGGTATGTTCAACATCTTCCTCACCATTTTCTTTAGCACCTTGGCTTTTGCCTGTTTCGAACCCTTCTTCTTCATTGGATACTTAATTTCCATTGCTGCTTTTGGTTTATATCAAGCTATCTTCATGGCTAACGCCGGTGGTGCTTGGGATAATGCTAAAAAATTAGTGGAAGTGGACCTGAAAGAAAAAGGTACACCCTTACACGCTGCAACTGTAGTGGGCGATACCGTAGGCGATCCTTTCAAGGATACATCCTCGGTGGCCTTAAACCCCGTGATCAAGTTCACAACTCTCTTCGGTTTATTAGCCGTTGAATTGGCCATCGAATTACCTGCCGGTATGAGCGTTAAGCTTGCCGCTGTATTCTTTGCCATCTCGCTCTTCTTCGTTTACCGCTCGTTCTACGGAATGCGCATCGACAAGAAGGCGTAA
- a CDS encoding sodium:calcium antiporter, producing MPKKRDLLTILLVAGLSAQWIYLHNVVGHLPSPYNAIAPGLAIFGAAFMLSWGAELAQFYIPQSLALAFLALVAVLPEYAVDMYFAWEAGKDPQYIHFATANMTGANRLLIGVGWAVVVFAYFFKTKKGEVKLEKGNRVELMFLFLATLYSFVIPLKKSLSWMDAAVYILLFAGYMFQATRAHHEEPEIEGPIEFIAPWKGLPKILATLFFFGLSGYTIFIAAEPFAEGILEVGRKTGIEEFILVQWLAPLASESPEFIVAILFALRAKAANSMQTLVSSKVNQWTLLIGMLPLVYSLSAGHLEPMHMDERQAEEIFLTAAQSLLALVMIMNLRFSITEALILFVLFITQMFFTSTEARNIYAFIYVLLAVGWFAVVKDNRAGFFAMLKDGFGDPKKIGD from the coding sequence ATGCCGAAAAAACGCGACCTCTTAACCATTCTTCTTGTTGCTGGGCTTAGTGCTCAGTGGATTTACCTTCATAACGTGGTGGGGCATCTGCCTAGCCCCTACAATGCCATTGCTCCGGGACTAGCCATCTTTGGTGCGGCTTTTATGTTGTCGTGGGGGGCGGAATTGGCTCAATTTTATATCCCTCAGTCGCTGGCTTTAGCCTTTTTAGCCCTGGTGGCGGTTCTTCCCGAATATGCCGTGGATATGTACTTTGCCTGGGAAGCCGGGAAAGACCCTCAATATATCCATTTTGCTACTGCTAATATGACGGGCGCTAATCGACTGTTGATTGGTGTGGGTTGGGCTGTTGTAGTTTTTGCCTATTTCTTTAAAACAAAAAAAGGCGAAGTGAAGCTTGAAAAAGGAAATCGTGTTGAGCTGATGTTTCTGTTTTTGGCTACTCTTTACTCGTTTGTCATTCCTCTTAAAAAATCACTCAGCTGGATGGATGCAGCCGTTTACATCCTTCTTTTTGCAGGCTACATGTTTCAGGCTACGCGTGCTCATCACGAAGAACCTGAAATTGAAGGGCCTATCGAGTTTATTGCTCCCTGGAAGGGACTTCCTAAAATATTGGCCACGCTCTTCTTTTTTGGACTTTCGGGTTATACTATTTTTATTGCCGCCGAACCTTTTGCCGAGGGTATTTTGGAAGTGGGTCGTAAAACCGGTATTGAAGAATTCATTTTAGTACAATGGCTGGCACCTCTGGCCAGTGAATCTCCCGAATTTATTGTAGCCATTCTATTTGCTCTGCGTGCCAAAGCAGCCAATAGTATGCAGACGCTTGTGTCGTCCAAGGTTAATCAGTGGACACTTTTAATTGGGATGTTGCCGCTTGTTTACAGTTTGTCGGCCGGTCATTTAGAGCCCATGCATATGGATGAGCGTCAGGCCGAAGAAATTTTTCTGACGGCTGCGCAATCACTTTTGGCTTTAGTGATGATTATGAACTTGCGTTTCTCTATTACTGAAGCACTTATTCTGTTTGTGTTATTTATTACGCAGATGTTTTTTACATCTACCGAAGCGCGCAACATTTACGCGTTTATCTATGTGTTATTAGCAGTTGGCTGGTTTGCCGTAGTAAAAGATAATCGTGCCGGATTTTTTGCTATGCTTAAAGATGGTTTTGGTGATCCTAAGAAGATTGGCGACTAA
- the ddpX gene encoding D-alanyl-D-alanine dipeptidase, which translates to MKKIYESLKQLLHDHHYDRAKRVLVTVFGFTFLLIGLAMIFLPGPALIVIPASLALLGTEFVWARRFLRKFRQEVNRVRGIIFSDKSKEPLVDVEEVDPTILVDIRYATTNNFTGKILYPSAKCLLRQSVAEKLSMVQQELLDLGYGLKIWDAYRPHSIQKILWDHMPDERYVCHPHQGSMHNRGAAVDVTLVDKDGNELEMPTAFDEFCEKAHRSYQNLPPPILKNRQLLEGMMKQFGFTGLATEWWHFNCDGGEHYSILDTPLDNKI; encoded by the coding sequence ATGAAAAAAATTTATGAGAGTTTAAAACAATTACTTCACGATCATCATTACGATCGTGCCAAACGTGTATTGGTTACCGTTTTTGGCTTTACCTTTTTACTTATCGGCTTGGCAATGATCTTTTTGCCTGGGCCTGCACTTATTGTGATTCCAGCAAGTTTAGCGTTACTGGGTACCGAGTTTGTATGGGCTAGACGCTTTTTAAGAAAATTTAGGCAAGAAGTAAACCGTGTGCGAGGGATTATTTTTTCGGATAAATCCAAAGAGCCATTGGTAGATGTAGAAGAAGTGGATCCAACTATATTGGTTGATATTCGATACGCCACCACTAATAATTTTACAGGAAAAATTTTGTATCCATCGGCCAAATGTTTGTTGCGTCAAAGTGTGGCTGAAAAGCTTTCTATGGTGCAGCAGGAGTTGCTGGACTTAGGGTATGGTTTAAAAATTTGGGATGCTTATCGCCCGCACTCTATTCAAAAAATTTTATGGGATCATATGCCCGATGAACGCTATGTGTGTCATCCTCATCAGGGTTCTATGCATAATAGAGGTGCAGCTGTGGATGTTACGCTGGTTGATAAGGATGGTAATGAGCTGGAAATGCCCACAGCCTTTGATGAGTTTTGTGAAAAGGCTCATCGATCCTACCAGAACTTGCCCCCTCCCATTTTAAAAAATAGGCAGCTCTTGGAAGGTATGATGAAGCAGTTTGGCTTTACGGGGCTAGCTACCGAATGGTGGCATTTTAACTGTGATGGTGGTGAACATTATTCTATTTTAGACACCCCCCTTGATAACAAAATTTGA
- a CDS encoding TIGR02147 family protein produces MSINLYSYTSYREYLDHVFESMFKENPRLSYRALCRMAGYSSPNFIRFVVLGKRDLTSDGISKIAKLLKLNKKQTDYFSNLVQYNQAESLEEKTRYFEKICHFKSYYEVKNIDHKAYLYFSRWYYPVIREMAYFAEFKDDPNWVAARLSPRITPAEASEALKTLFELGFLIKNSNKRVEVTDKHIRTSSAITELSVYRFHQEMIKMALKALDDTPEEYRQMLTMTVAADKDSFLEAKKRIEEFAHELGDLLTGESKGDTVYQVNMHMFNLTAIPERWKK; encoded by the coding sequence ATGTCCATCAATTTGTACAGTTATACTAGCTACCGTGAGTATTTAGACCATGTTTTTGAAAGCATGTTTAAAGAAAACCCACGGCTTTCTTATAGGGCTTTATGTCGTATGGCCGGCTATAGTTCACCCAACTTTATTCGTTTCGTGGTACTGGGAAAGCGCGATTTAACCTCCGACGGCATCTCTAAAATAGCTAAATTATTAAAATTAAACAAAAAACAAACCGACTACTTTAGTAACTTGGTTCAATACAACCAGGCCGAAAGTTTAGAGGAAAAAACGCGCTATTTTGAAAAAATATGCCATTTTAAGTCGTATTATGAGGTAAAAAACATTGATCATAAGGCTTATTTGTACTTTTCGCGCTGGTATTACCCTGTTATTCGCGAAATGGCCTATTTTGCCGAATTTAAAGACGATCCTAACTGGGTTGCGGCCCGTTTAAGCCCCCGTATTACCCCGGCCGAGGCTTCTGAGGCTCTTAAAACCCTCTTTGAACTGGGATTTTTAATAAAAAATAGCAACAAACGGGTTGAAGTTACCGATAAACATATTAGAACAAGTTCTGCTATTACCGAACTTTCGGTCTATCGTTTTCATCAAGAAATGATTAAAATGGCTTTAAAAGCCCTTGATGATACACCCGAAGAGTATAGACAGATGCTTACTATGACGGTAGCAGCAGATAAAGATTCTTTTCTCGAAGCTAAAAAACGCATCGAGGAATTTGCACACGAGTTGGGCGACTTGTTAACTGGGGAAAGCAAAGGAGATACCGTGTATCAGGTAAACATGCATATGTTTAACTTAACGGCTATCCCTGAACGGTGGAAAAAATAG